The genome window TACTCCTGGGAAATAAGGGGGGAAACAGCGTTATGGGGGGGGAACGCCGTTACGGGGGGCTGTTAGAGGGTcaccccctgcctgctgcccggTGCTCAGCCCCGGGACCCTCAGACCAGCGGAATCCACAGCGAGGGTTCAGGATTCGAATGTCTGTGGTGTTAGGTCATCACCGGGCCCGGGCAAAAtggggcagaaaaaaaagggggaaaaacaaggGGCAGacaaaaagggggggaaaacacggggcaagaaaaaaaaaaagggggggggaacacggggcaagaaaaaaaggggggggggaacacggggcaggaaaaaaagggggggaaaaacggggcaggaaaaaaaggggggagaaacggggcaggaaaaaagggggggagaaacggggcaggaaaaaaagggggggagaaacggggcaggaaaaaaaggggggagaaacggggcaggaaaaaaagggggggagaaacggggcaggaaaaaaaggggggagaaacGGGGCAGgaaaaagagggggagaaacggggcaggaaaaaaaggggggagaaacggggcaggaaaaaaagggggggagaaacggggcaggaaaaaagggggggagaaacggggcaggaaaaaaagggggggagaaacggggcaggaaaaaaagggggggagaaacacggggcaggaaaaaaaggggggagaaacacggggcaggaaaaaaagggggggagaaacacggggcaggaaaaaaagggagggagaaacacggggcaggaaaaaaagggggggaaacacggggcaggaaaaaaagggggggaaacacggggcaggaaaaaaggggggaagcACGGGGCGTACCGGCTGGTTGAGGTGGTGGCCCACGGAGTCGGCCAGCGTGCCGATGGCGTCGTAGAGGATGAGGAGGTTTTTGTGCTGGTACTTGCCGAAGGCGAACACCAGCGTGTCCAGGATGAAGCTGAGGTACGGCACCAGCTCGGTGCacgcctcctcctccagcgtGGCGAAGGCGCTGGCACGGggacggaggggggggggaagggggaacaAAAATTAATGACCCCCCGCCCCAGGGGCCGGAGAGGAGCCCACCGTGCAGCCCCCCCGGGTCAGGCAGTACGAATACAGCAGCATCACAGCGGGCTCACATCACAACTGTCATCACGCCCGGagggggaccgggaccggggtctggggggagccGCCCCAAAATTTAGGgtcggggggtcgtgggggggtcGCCCTTACCTGCAGGCCGCCTCCTGCACCCTCTTGTTGCTGTCCAGGATGCGTTTGAGCAGCTCGGTCATGAGGGGCTTGGAGGTACATGTCGGGGGGCTGGCTGACCACCCAGTGCGCGTAGCGGCTCAGCGTCCAGCAGGCGATGGAGCGCACCAGCGCCTTCTTGTCCGCCAGGCACTGGATCAGGTGCGGGATCAGCTCCGGCAGGTAGGGCACCATGCCCTGCATgcagcctggggggggcacagccgcGCTCAGAGACACCCCCCGGGGCACAGACGTGCTCAGAGAccccctggggctgcctgggggcgCAGCCACGCTCAGAGACCCCCCAGGGCACAGCCACATtcaaagaccccccccccggggtggtGTGGGGGCACAGCCACGCTCAGAGACCCCCAGGGCTGCCCGGGGGCACAACCACGCTCAGAGaccccccagggctgcctgggggCACAGCCGTGCTCAGAGACcccctggggcacagccacgctcagagacccccccagggctgcctgggggCACAGCCGTGCTCAGAGACCcccctggggcacagccacGCTCAGAGaccccccagggctgcctgggGTGGCACAGCCATGCTCAGAGCCCCTCCTGGGGTGGCACAGCCATGCTCAGAGCCCCGCCTGGGGCGGTGTGGGGGCACAGCCACGCTCAGAGACACCCCCCGGGGCACAGCCACATTCAGAGCCCCCCCGGGGTGGCACAGCCATGCTCAGAGCccccctggggctgcctgggggcacAGCCGTGCTCAGAGACCcccctggggcacagccacGCTCAGagacccccccggggctgcccgggggcaCAACCACACTCAGAGACCCCCCTGGGGTGGCACAGCCACGCTCAGAGACCCTcccagggctgcctgggggCATAGCCATGCTCAGAGACCCCCCTGGGGTGGTGTGGGGGCACAGCCACgctcagagacccccccccagtgtgATGTGGGGACACAGCCAAGCTCAGAGACCCCTCCCCCGGAGCACAGCCACGCTCAGAGACACCCCCCGGGTGGCtcaggggacatggggtggcTCGGGGGGCACACGGGAGGATGCGGGGTGGGCGCGGGGTGGctcgggggggacacggggtgagtcggggggtgcgggggggcgcCCACCTTCGGCGATGGCGCCCAGGACGAGGATGCCCGACTCCTTGATGACCCACTCGGGGTGGAAGAGCAGCTCCTTGAGCAGCGGCAGGAGgtggggcagcagctcctcccgGAAAACGTTGGCCAGGACGTCGAGCGCGGCGGCCGAGCACTTCCCTGCGGGGACAGCGGCCGGCCGGCCTCGTTAGCACGATTAGCCTCCCGCTGACGGAGCCCCCCCGAGCGGGTGGCCATCCCTGTCGGCATCCTCCGTCCCCCAgcgtggggacaccgggggggttGGTGGCGCCGAGGGAGGGGCTTGGGGATGCCAACGGGGGGCTTCGGGGACTCCAAGGAGGGGTCTGGGGatggctggggggggttggggacatttgggggtttgggggtgctgactgggggcttggggacaccaacggggggcttggggacgcCAATGAGGGGCTTGGGGATGCCAACGGGGGCTTCGGGGACACCaaggaggggtttggggacacttgggggtttgggggtgctgaCTATGGGCTTGGGGACACTGacgggggctttggggtggacaggggggtttggggatgccagtgaggggcttgggggtggctgtggggggtgttggggactaatagggggagtttggggggacGGCCGGGGATTTGGGGACTGACGAGAGGGGTCTGGGGACACCAGGAGGGTCTGGGGACCAACGCCAAGGGGGCTTGGGGAGCAACGAGGGGTTTGGAGGATGgccgggggatttggggacgcCAGGAGGGTCTGGGGGACActgagggatttggggatgcCAACGGGGCGCTTGGGGACACCaatgaggggtttggggaccAACGAGGGGAGTTTGGGGGTGGACAgccaggggatttgggggacaACAAGGGGGTCTGGGGACCGGTGccaggggggtttggggatcaCTGGGGAGTTTGGGGACGGCCGGGGGGTGGGGGACcgccagccccgtccccgcgggGCCGTACTGAGGTTCCAGTCGGAGAGCGTGTCGTCGTCGTCCTCGTCCTCGGCGTCCTCGGGGTCCTGCGCCCGCTCCTCCTCGTGCTGCAGCGTCACCGTGCGCGACTTGTGGAAGCGCGGCTTGATGTCCTGCTCGCTGTCGGGGATGGCCTCGTCCTCCTCCACGTCCCCCTGCGGGGTCGGGGGGGCGTcacggcaccgggggggggggggctcccacaGCACCagttggggggggctcccgcaGCACCCACGGATCAGCCAGTACGAATACCACTGCCATCACCGGCATCAGCTAGCGTCTGTCATCACCTCCGGGGGCTCCCAGTTTCCCCAGCGCTCCCagtttccccagcagcagcccccaaggaggggctggaggtgggggggaggcAGCCCCACGcgcccccggcccagccccgcaCCTTGAGCAGGATGATGTCGATCTCCGAGTACTTCATGCCGTTCACCAGGATGGGGATCAGTCtgcggggagggcggggggaaaagaaggggagggggcTTTTAAggcgctgggggggcaccggggcgggggggggcaccgggggccggggggggccgccccaAGCACTCACTGCACCAGATGGGACGTCAGCACCTCCTTGCAGATGGGCTGCTCGGCCAGCGTCAGCCAGAACTCGCAGGCCTCCAGCGCCACGTTCTCGTCGCTGTCCTGCGTCCGCTGCAGCATGTactgggagagagagggggCCGtcagcccccccgacccccccccggagccacggccccccccccccggcccccaaattccccccccccagcacccacctggaTGATGCTGTGCATGTGGGGGATGAGGCGGTCGATGCGCACCTCCAGCAGCATCACCAGCGCCCGGCAGACGTTCTTGCGCACCTCGGGGTCTTCATCCACCGCCAGGGCGAAGAGGTGctaggggggggggaaagggcacggggggcacggcgtcacccccaggccccccccgggcagcggggcggccGTGGCGCGGAGCTCACCTCGATGAAGGTGTCGATGTTCTCCATCAGCGCCTGAGCCCGGTCCATGATGAACTGGTTGACGCAGGCGATGGCgtgggacctgggggggggacacacatggggagggggggcggggggggggcacagagcacGGTGAGGCCCTGGTGGGCTCGTTAGCTAAcgagcagggccggggggggggcgaggacaAAGCCAAACCAGCAGCGGGGGCACAAAGCAGCTCGCTCCCCACCCCGTGACGCTGCCCTGCCGCAGCCAGGTGGGCTGGGAGCCCCCGAaactcccccaaccccccccaaaaaattttTGGGGGTCTCGCCCCCCCCACCTGATTTTGGGGCTGCAGTGCTTGAAGAACTGCAGGAACTTGGGGATCATGACGTTGAGCGGCCGGTTGAGCGCGTCGCTGTCCAGGAGCTCCGAGGAATCCTCGCAGATCTTCTGCAGCGCCCCGAACGCCCCCTGCGCGTCCCCGGGGGGGGTCAGCACcgtttctgcccccccccccaaaaaaaaacctgcccccccgcagcccctcaccTCGCACGTGTTGTAATCCTCCGAGTTGAGGAGGTTGCAGAGCTGCGGCAGCAGCTCCGGCCACATCTGCAGCTCCCCTTTGGAGGCGATGGTGGTGATGAGGATCCCTGCGGGCACTGGGGGGGTGAGCTACGAGGCTGGGGGGATTACGGTGTGGGGGGGGcgtcccccggcccccccgcctcACCGATGGTGGCGCGGATGAGGGAGGAGGCGTCGCCGATGTTGTTGAGGCATTCCTGCTTGATGAACTCGGCCACGGGCGGGGGGAAGCTCTGGTAGTGCGCCTTGACGTTGTTCTTCAGGATCAGGCCGCTCAGCGACCGCGTGGGTtcgtctgggggggggcatgggggggttacgggggggggacacgggtcAAGGAgcgtccgtccccccccccggcaccgggcgCGGACCCACCTTCGGATTTGAGGCGGGTGAGCACGAAGATCAGGTAGTTGTTGAAGTCGGGGAATTGGTTGAGCTGCTTCAGCTTCTGCGGGGGGGTTAAGGAAGAGGGCgacgggaccggggggggcaacggggaccgggggggcaatggggggtgATAGGGACTGGGGTAAAGAAAAGGGAGTGATGGGGACTGGGGTAAAGAAAAGGGGGTGTgatggggagcggggggggacagggatAGTGGCAGATAAAGAAGGGGGGCAACGGGgatgggggaaaatgggggcggggggcaacGGGGATGGGAGGACAGGGCACGATGGGGACTAggggggactgggatggggggagatggggactggggggcaaCGGGGATGGGGGGTGGGACACGGATAGGGCAAAACAGTGACGGGGGGGGAaacggggaccgggggggggggggggggggggggcaggtttGGGACACGACGGGGACCGGGAGCATGATGaagaccggggggggggggacaggttTTGGGGCCACCAACCCACGTCAGCCCCgtttccccaccccccccccgcatccccCGGCCCCGTTCGGGCAggacgtgcccccccccaccccgctgccccccccatccccccccccaggatacGTCCTGCACGACGCGCTGCGTGGCCGTGTTGGGGGACTGCGAgtccttcagcagctgcagcacctgctgcaggccctgctCGTCCGGCTGCCACTCCatggccctggggggggggcaaattaaaagggggggggggggcaaaattcAGCAtcgtcccccccccagcaccgcccgGGCCGCTCTGGAGCCCGCCCCCGGTGGTGGCTGCGCACGTGGGGGAGCGCGGGCAGcgcttcctcctcccccctgctGTAATTACCCTAATTGCCCTCCCCGAGGATGCCAACAGCCCCCCTACCACCGTGCCAGCCCCCCCGCAGTCCatgccctccctcccccttcccccctcttctccccagcccccactcccccccccagccctcgtcttgccccctcccccaaatccccccagccccccccggttcgccccccaggcccccaattccccccaacccctccgCTCCTCCCCAAGATCCCCCAATGGCCCCCCCAAGACCTCAAGTCCCCCCCgggcccccaaatcccccactAAGCCCCCCGCACTCCCCTAGGCCCCCGTTTccgcccccccaagcccccaaatccccccagccccccccggttggcccccaagccccccggaccccaaattacccccccagtcccccaaGTCCCTCCCCGCCCCCAATTTCCACCCCCAGTCCCCAAttcccccccggacccccacctccctccaatcccccaactccccccaaatcccctatttaccccccccacccccaaattccccccagtcccccaagtcccccccccgcccccaatttcccccccccggacccccaactccccccacAAGCCCACaactccccccaaaacccctatttacccccagcccccccaaatcccccccgggccccaaactccccccagccccccccccatcccctcacgccgctcccggcccggcctcccccGCCCGCcaggccccgcgccgcccccgctGCGCCGGtacctgccgggggggggccccggtcCGGGGGGGGTTCCGGGGGGGTTCCCGGtccggggagggggagggggggctcggggcggcctggggggcaccgggcgcTGCCCGGGCGGGGGGAGCGAGCGCGGCACGCGGGCCCTGACCCCGCCGGCCACCGTCCGCCCCTCCGCCGCACCACGTGAGCGCGCGGGAAGGACGGCGCCGCGTCAcgtggggcggggggcggggcctggcgggaagggggcggggttccggcggcggggcggccgcgcgCGTGCGCGGAGCCTTTCCGGGCAGCGGGGACTACGTCTCCCATCGCCCCCCGCGGCACTGGCGGTACCACTGCTgcgaggggggggaggggggcgcggcCTCCCCGCgcaggcccggcccggcccggtgccggtgccggtgccggagGGGGGATGGGGAACTGCCTCTCCTCGCAGGCCGCCGACGACCTCTCGCTGCTCAACGACTCCGCGGACGGCGCCAGCCCGGGgcccggggccccgccgcctccccggccccgccgccctaCCAGGTCCGGGGCAACGGGGGCGCccccggggggagggggaagatgGGGGcggactgggggaactgggagcactgggaggggatcGGGGTggactgggagaactgggagcacaggcagggggaactggggggatcGGGGTGCACTGGGGGGTGAACTGGCAGGGAATCGGGGTGGACTGGGAGAACTGGAATGGGACTGGGATGGGATCCGGATgtactgggggaactgggagcactgggaggggataGGGgtggactgggagcactgggggaggAGACGGGGGGATCTGGGATGGGGTCGGGGTGTGCTGGGGGGAACTGGtagcactgggagggggaacTGGGGTGGACTGGgagggggaactgggagcactgggaggggatcAGGGTgtactgggagaactgggagcacaggcaggaggaacTGGAGGGATCGGGGTGCACTGGGGGGAACTGGCAGGGAATCGGGGTgtactgggagaactgggatgGGACTGGGGTGCGCTGGGAGGGATTGGGAGGGGATTGGAGTgcactgggagaactgggagggGATCAGGATgcactgagggaactgggagcactaggaggggatgggggtggactgggagtactgggaagggggaactgggagcactgggaggggatcGGGTTgtactgggagtactgggagggGGATCGGGGTGGACTGGGAGTACTAGgagggggaactgggagcactgggagggggtcGGGGTgtactgggagaactgggggCACAGGCAGGGGGAACTGGAGGGATCCGGGTGCACTGGGGGGGAACTGGCAGGGGATTGGGGTgtactgggagaactgggatAGGATTGGGGTGCACTGGGAGGGATTGGAGTgcactgggagaactgggatgGGATCGGGATgtactgggggaactgggagcccTGGGAGGGGATCGGGGTGGACTGGgagggggaactgggagcactgggaggggatcGGGGTgtactgggagaactgggagcacaggcaggaggaacTGGAGGGATCGGGGTGCACTGGGGGGGAACTGGCAGGGGATTGGGGTgtactgggagaactgggatgGGACTGGAGTGCACTGGGAGGGATTGGGAGGGGATTGGAGTgcactgggagaactgggagggGATCAGGATgcactgagggaactgggaatACTGGGAGAGGGGAACTGGGGAGATTGGGGTCAACTGGGAGGGGAGAACTCGGGGGAGTGGGGTgcactgggggaactgggaacactgggaggggagatctCGGGGAGGattgggagcactgggaggggagcactgggagcactgggagcagggattTGGAGGGATCTGGAGGCGCTGGGAGCACCGGACCGGGacgggcccgggggggggggaggtgtgTGGAAACGGGGTCGCCGAGGGGGGCCCGGGGGCACTGAGGGGACCCGGGGGGCCGCAGGAGCGCGAGGCCCCCCCGCGttcccccgccgccgcccgagGAGGAGCAGGCCCGCGTGGCTCAGCGCCTCGGCCTCATCCAGCACCTGCCCCGCGGCACCTTCCGGCCCGGCGCTGAGCCCGCCGACAAGAAGGCGAAGGAGtgagcgcggggggggggggggcacgggggggggggtcgagTCCCCAGAAAAATAGGGGTGGGGGAGAGCTCCGGGGGCGCCCAGCACCACGCCCGGCCTCTCCTTGACagccccacccccaccccgggaCGGGGACGCCACCGCCCCCCGGGGGACCCGGCCCGAGGCCCGACTGCTCCTCCTGGGGAGGAACgtccccagatccccccccccccccccccaagggtcCCCGAAtcctccccctgtccccaaatc of Anser cygnoides isolate HZ-2024a breed goose chromosome 34, Taihu_goose_T2T_genome, whole genome shotgun sequence contains these proteins:
- the TNPO2 gene encoding LOW QUALITY PROTEIN: transportin-2 (The sequence of the model RefSeq protein was modified relative to this genomic sequence to represent the inferred CDS: deleted 1 base in 1 codon) is translated as MEWQPDEQGLQQVLQLLKDSQSPNTATQRVVQDKLKQLNQFPDFNNYLIFVLTRLKSEDEPTRSLSGLILKNNVKAHYQSFPPPVAEFIKQECLNNIGDASSLIRATIGILITTIASKGELQMWPELLPQLCNLLNSEDYNTCEGAFGALQKICEDSSELLDSDALNRPLNVMIPKFLQFFKHCSPKIRSHAIACVNQFIMDRAQALMENIDTFIEHLFALAVDEDPEVRKNVCRALVMLLEVRIDRLIPHMHSIIQYMLQRTQDSDENVALEACEFWLTLAEQPICKEVLTSHLVQLIPILVNGMKYSEIDIILLKGDVEEDEAIPDSEQDIKPRFHKSRTVTLQHEEERAQDPEDAEDEDDDDTLSDWNLRKCSAAALDVLANVFREELLPHLLPLLKELLFHPEWVIKESGILVLGAIAEGCMQGMVPYLPELIPHLIQCLADKKALVRSIACWTLSRYAHWVVSQPPDMYLKPLMTELLKRILDSNKRVQEAACSAFATLEEEACTELVPYLSFILDTLVFAFGKYQHKNLLILYDAIGTLADSVGHHLNQPEYIQKLMPPLIQKWNELKDEDKDLFPLLECLSSVATALQSGFLPYCEPVYQRCVTLVQKTLAQAMMYNQHPDQYEAPDKDFMIVALDLLSGLAEGLGCHVEQLVARSNIMTLLFQCMQDTMPEVRQSSFALLGDLTKACFVHVKPCIAEFMPILGTNLNPEFISVCNNATWAIGEICMQMGAEMQPYVQMVLNNLVEIINRPNTPKTLLENTAITIGRLGFVCPQEVAPMLQQFIRPWCTSLRNIRDNEEKDSAFRGICVMIGVNPGGVVQDFIFFCDAVASWVSPKDDLRDMFYKILHGFKDQVGEENWHQFSEQFPLLKDRLAAFYGV
- the LOC136788246 gene encoding RING finger protein 11-like — translated: MGNCLSSQAADDLSLLNDSADGASPGPGAPPPPRPRRPTRSARPPRVPPPPPEEEQARVAQRLGLIQHLPRGTFRPGAEPADKKAKECVICMLEFTGDALRFLPCLHAYHAACIDAWLLRSFTCPSCMEPVDAALLASYQT